CGCGCAATCGATCGTGAAGGGCAGCGTCGGGTTGTGGGGCGGCGTGCCGATGCCCGCCAATACGCAGTTGACGAGCGTCGAAGCGCACACGCTCGCGCAGTGGGTGCTTTCGCTGCACTGAACCGGATGGCCGGGCGCGTGCGACGCGCTTTGGGCCCGGCACGATTTCATGCCTCCCGTTGCAGCAGAATCAGCGATCGTCAGCGACGATGGCCGGCGCCGCGCGCGGCGTCAGCGCACGAAATCCGCCGGGCACTCAGCCTGAATGCCCGGTCCGTCGGCGAGCGATCTCTTCGTCGACCGCGTCGCGAACCCACTCCATCACTTCGGTTTCGAGCGCCAGCGCCACCTCGCGCGTGATCTGGCCGACGAGCCAGGCCGTATGGTCGTGCAGCGCGTCGCGACAGCGGGCCTCGATAGCCTCGCGCCCTTCCCCGGTCAGATAATTCGTCAGCCGGTTGCGCAGACGCTCGGCGACATGTTGCGCGTCCTCAGGCGTCAGCGCGGCGGCCGCCTGCGACTCCGGGTGCACTGCATGAGCAAGATGATCGGTCGCCAGCCCGTGGGCAGCCGGTTCGACCGCATGAGACCGCTTCGCGTCGGCGGCATCGCGCGGCGTCGCGGCAACGTCGGCCTGCTGCGAGTCGTCGTCGACCAGCGCGGAGCGCAACGGCGCCTGCGCTGCGGCCGACTCCTCGGCGACGACGTGCCCGGCGGCACCGGGTTGCGCCGGCGCATCGCTGTCGCCCGGCAGCTCGACCGTCGGGACATCGGGCGTCGGCACCGGCTCGATCGTCACGAATTCGGGGTCGGTTCCCTGGTATTCCAGCCCGGCGGACGCCCCGGCCGGATGGCCTGGCGCGACCACGTCGGTCAGCACCGGCAGGACGGCATCGTCGCGCGGCGACGCATCGGTCGCGGACGCACGCGCCGGCACCGGCTTGCCTGGGACCAGCACGTCGGTCAGCGTCGGGATCGAAGAGGATTCGGCTTGTGTCACGGGGACGCTCCGTCGACGGTTTCGGCTAGCTGCCTTGCTTGTAGTTGTTCAGCGCGTATCCGCGATCGCGGTAGAAACGGTAACGCTCGCGGCCCGCGGCCAGTTCGTCCGGCGCATTGCCTACCACCTCGAGCAGACGTTCGAAGCGGGCGAACTGCGCGGGCACGGCCGCGCCGAGGTTCAGCAGCACGTGGTGATGCGGCGCCTGGTCGAGATCCGCGGTCAGCACGATAGGCGTGCCGGCCGCGTGCGCGCTGTCGACGCCGCAGTGCGGAATGAAATCGAGCGGCGAGAACGTCCAGAGCCGCTCGTCGAGCGCGCGCAGGCGCGCGGGCTCCGCGAGCACGACGACCGGCTGCCCGGCCTGATAGGCCTTGCGCAGCAGCCGGCACGCGTACGCGAGCGAATCGCCGACGTTCGAATGGAAATCGATTCGCGTCATCGCCCGCGCACCTGCATCGTCGTGAGACCCGCCATCACTGGCCGGCGCGGTCGATCAGGAACTGCGCGAGCAGCGGCACCGGACGGCCGGTCGCGCCCTTCGCCGCGCCGCCCTTCCACGCGGTGCCCGCGATGTCCAGGTGCGCCCACGGATAGCTTTCGGTGAAGCGCGACAGGAAGCACGCCGCCGTCACGGCGCCGGCCGGGCGTCCGCCGATGTTCGCGATGTCCGCGAAATTCGACTTCAGCTGATCCTGGTATTCGTCGTCGAGCGGCATGCGCCACGCCGGATCGTTCGCTTCGCGCGATGCATCGAGCAGCTCGCCCGCGAGCGCATCGTCTTTCGAGAACAGGCCGCTGTTGTGGCCGCCGAGCGCGATCACGCAAGCGCCCGTCAGCGTCGCCACGTCGATCACCGCGGCCGGCTTGAAGCGCTCCGCATAAGTCAGCGCGTCGCACAGGATCAGGCGGCCCTCGGCGTCGGTGTTGAGCACCTCGATCGTCAGCCCCTTCATGCTGGTGACGATGTCGCCCGGCTTCGTCGCGTTGCCGCCCGGCATGTTCTCGCAGGTCGGCACGATCGCGACGACGTTGATCTTCAGGCCCATTTCGGCGACCGCGCGCATCGTGCCGAGCACCGAGCCCGCGCCGCACATGTCGTACTTCATCTCGTCCATGGCCTCGCCCGGCTTCAGCGAGATGCCGCCCGTGTCGAACGTGATGCCCTTGCCGACCAGCACGACCGGCGCGGCCTTCGCCGCGGCGCCCTGGTAATGCAGCACGATGAATTGCGGCGGCTCGACGGATGCGCGCGCGACCGACAGGAACGAGCCCATCTTGAGCGCCTGGATCTGCTTCAGACCGAGCACCTCGACCTTCAGACCCCAATCCTTCGCGATCTTCTTCGCGGTGTTGCCGAGATAGGTCGGCGTGCACACGTTGCCGGGCAGGTTGCCCAGGTCACGCGTGAGATCCATCCCGTTCGCCAGCGCGACAGCCTGCTTGACCGCCAGCTTCGCCGCCTTTTCATCGGCCGGGTCGACGCTGAACACGACGCGCTTGAGCGCGTGCGACGCCGGTTCCGGCTTGCTCTTCATCTGCGTGAAGCGGTACGTTTCGTTGCGCAGCGCGAGGATTGCCGCGCGCACGCCCCAGTCGGAGCCGCGCTCGTCGACCGGCAGTTGCGCGAGCGTGAACGTGACCTGAACGACCTTGGTCGCCAGCAGCGCGCGCCATGCGGCCGTCGCCGCGTCGTTATAGGCTTTCTGATTGAAAGCATCCTGCTTGCCGAGGCCGACGAGCAGCACGCGCGACGCGCCGATGCCCGATACCTCGTGCAGGAACAGCGTCTTGCCGCGCTTGCCGTCCATGTCGCCGGCCTTCACCAAGCGCGAGATCAGCCCCTTGGTGGCCGTGTCGATGTCGAGCGCCGCGCCCGAGAGAGTCTGCGCCTCGAAGATGCCGAGCACGATGCAGTCGGACTTCCCGGTCAGGAACCCCTTGGCCTCGCCTTTGCTCCAATCACAGCCTTTTATGCTAAAGTCCATCGCGCTTGTCCTCGGATAAAATCTGGGCTAAGGATGAAAGCCGCAATTATCCGCTATTTTTCCCGTGGCGGCGCGAGCGCTCCACCACGCGTGCGCAGCCTCCCGCCCTCTTCTCATCAAGAATGATCTTCGAACGCTCCCTCCAGCGCGAGCTTGCGTATACGGCTGGCGCCGTGTTCATGGTGCTGCTCACGATCATGCTCACGACGATGATGATCCGCATCGTCGGCTATGCCGCGTCCGGCGAAATCGATCCGCGCGACGTGCTCGTGCTGATCGGCCTGACCGTGATCGGCTATCTGGCCGTGATGCTCGTCGTCACGCTGTTCGTGTCGATCCTGTTTGTGCTGACCCGGTGGTACCGGGACTCCGAAATGGTCGTGTGGCTCGCATCGGGCGTGAGCCTCACGCGCCTCATCAAGCCGATCGGCGTGTTCGCCACACCGATCGTCCTGCTGATCGCATTCTTCGCGTTCGTCGGCTGGCCGTGGTCGAACCAGCAGAGCAAGATGATCAAGGCGCGCTTCCAGCAGCGCGACGAGATCTCGCTGCTCGCGCCCGGCCAGTTCCGCGAATCGGCCGCGAACCATCGCGTGTTCTTCATCGAGAAGATGTCGCCGGACCAGAGCAAGGTGCAGAACGTGTTCGTCACGTCGACCGAGAACGGCAAGGTCAACGTCGTGGTATCGCACACGGGCCATACGGAAACGAAGGACGGCGATCGCTTCGTCGTACTGGAGGACGGCCGCCGCTACGACGGCACGCCCGGCCAGCCGAACTTCAAGATCATGGAGTTCCAGCGCTACGGCGTGAAGATCACGAGCACGCCGGTCACCAACGTGCCGACCACGAACAGCACGCCGACGCCCGACCTGCTGCGCAACCCGACGCGCGACAACCTCGCGGAATTCGCGTGGCGCGCGGGGCTGCCGCTGATCGCGATCAACCTGATGGTGCTCGGCATTCCGCTGTCGTACCAGAATCCGCGCCGCAGCCGCACGATCAACCTCGTGATGGCCGTGCTGATCTACCTCACGTATTCGAACCTGCTGAACGTCGTGCAGGCGCAGATCGAGCAGGGCAAGATGTCGTTCGGCGTCGGCCTCATCGGCCTGCACCTGGTCGTCGCGGCGATCGTCGCGTTCATCTTCTGGTTGCGCGTGCGCAATCGTCCGCTGTTTACACGCGCGCTGTTCGGCCGCTCGGGAGCATGATCGATGCGGCTCTATGAAAAATACTTCGCGCGGCAGATCTACGTCACGTTCGTCTTCATCCTGTTCGCGTTCTCGGGCCTGTTCTTCTTCTTCGACCTGATCAGCGAACTGAATTCGGTCGGGCACGGCAACTACAAGTTCGGCTACGCGGTGCTGCGCGTCGCGCTGCAAACGCCGTCGCGCTTCTACGAGATCATCCCGGTCGCCGCGCTGATCAGCGCGATCTACGTGTTCGCGCAGATGGCCGCGAACTCGGAATTCACGATCTTCCGCGTGTCGGGCCTCGCGACCAACCAGGCGCTGCGCTCGCTGCTGAAGATCGGCATTCCGCTCGTGATCGTCACCTACCTGATCGGCGAGTTCGTCGGCCCGTACGCCGACCAGCTGTCCGAACGCGTGCGGCTGCAGGCGCTCGGCGCGTCGGTGTCGTCGAACTTCCAGTCGGGCGTGTGGGTGAAGGACACGCTCGCGGCCCGCGAGAACGGCGAGCAGGTCACGCGCTTCGTCAACGTCGGCAGCCTGTCGCCCGATTCGACGATCAGCAACGTGCGCATCTACGAATTCGACTCGAAATTCCAGCTGCAGAACGTACGGATCGCGCAGACGGGCCGCTACGAGCCGCCCGGCCACTGGCTGCTCAAGGGCGTGACGGAAACCGAACTGACGCCGATCAAGCCGATCAGCGGCGAACCGGCCGACGCGCTGAACCCCGTGTACCGGTCGCAGCAGGTGACGCTGCCCGAATACCGGCTGCGCTCGGACCTGACGCCGCAGATCCTGTCGGTGCTGCTCGTGTCGCCGGAACGGATGTCGATCATCAACCTGTTCCGCTACATCCAGCACTTGCGCGAAAACCAGCAGGACACGCAGCGCTATGACATCGCGCTGTGGCGCAAGCTGCTCTACCCGTTCGCGGTGTTCGTGATGCTCGTGCTGTCGCTGCCGTTCGCGTACCTGCATACGCGCGCCGGCGTGGTCGGCGTGAAGGTGTTCGGCGGCATCATGCTCGGCATGAGCTTCCAGCTGCTCAACACGCTGTTCTCGCACATCGGCACGCTGAATACGTGGCCCGCGCCGTTGACCGCTGCGACGCCGGGCCTCATCTATCTCGCGCTCGGCCTGTTCGCGCTCAAGTGGGTCGACCGGCACTGAGCGCCGTCACGACGGAGGCTTCGACATGAGTTCGCACGGCATCGTCCTGTTCGGCCACGGCGCACGCGATCCGCGCTGGGCCGAGCCGTTCGAGCGGCTCGCCGCGCGGCTGCGCGGGGCCGGCTCCCCTGCCCCGCACGTGTCGCTCGCGTTTCTCGAACTGATGACGCCGTCGCTCGATACGGCCGTTGCCGCGCAGGTCGCGGCCGGCTGCACGCGCATCACCGTGGTGCCCGTGTTCTTCGGTCAGGGCGGGCATGTGCGCCGCGACCTGCCGCAACTCGTCGATGCGTGCCGTGCCGCGCATCCGGGCATCGAGATCCGTTGCGCGACGGCCGTCGGGGAAGACGACGGCGTGCTCGATGCGATCGCGCGCTACTGCATCGACCAGATCGGCCACGACGCGTAAGCGAATCGCCGGCCGAAGCGGCGAGCCCAAACAAAAAAGCGCCGGCTTCGGAAGCCGGCGCTTTTTTTTCGTCTGCGAACTGCGCGATCGACTCAAGCGGCGTCCTGCAACGCATCGCTCTCTTTCACGTGCCGCACGCGTTCGGCGAATGCATCGCCGATCATCAGCAGGCTCGGCTCCGCCGGATCGAGCCACGCCTGCGCGTCGCCCGCCGCCATCTGCGCAAGCGTGAGCGTCAGCGTGCGTTCGCGCGCGGTGCTGCAAGCTTCGACGATCGCGACCGGCGTCGCGGGCGCCCGGCCCGCGTCGATCAGATCGCGAGCGATGCCCGGCGCGCTGTCGCGGCCCATGTAGTAGACGATCGAATCGGCGCGTGCGGCCTCGCGAATCTCGTCGCTGCCCGGTGCGCGGCTGTGCGTCGCGAACGCGACGCTGCGCGACACCCCGCGCAATGTCAGCGAGCGCTTCAGCGTCGCCGCGCCGGCCAGCGCCGCGGTGATGCCCGGCACCACTTCATATTCGATGCCGGCCGCCTCGAGCGCGCGCATTTCCTCTTCGGCACGACCGAACAGCATCGGATCGCCGCCCTTCAGGCGCACGACGCACGCATGCTCGCGCGCCGCATCGACGATCTGCTTGTTGATGAAGTGCTGCGCGGTCGAACGCCGCCCGCAGCGCTTGCCGACCGCGATT
The sequence above is a segment of the Burkholderia diffusa genome. Coding sequences within it:
- a CDS encoding sirohydrochlorin chelatase; this translates as MSSHGIVLFGHGARDPRWAEPFERLAARLRGAGSPAPHVSLAFLELMTPSLDTAVAAQVAAGCTRITVVPVFFGQGGHVRRDLPQLVDACRAAHPGIEIRCATAVGEDDGVLDAIARYCIDQIGHDA
- the lptF gene encoding LPS export ABC transporter permease LptF; this encodes MIFERSLQRELAYTAGAVFMVLLTIMLTTMMIRIVGYAASGEIDPRDVLVLIGLTVIGYLAVMLVVTLFVSILFVLTRWYRDSEMVVWLASGVSLTRLIKPIGVFATPIVLLIAFFAFVGWPWSNQQSKMIKARFQQRDEISLLAPGQFRESAANHRVFFIEKMSPDQSKVQNVFVTSTENGKVNVVVSHTGHTETKDGDRFVVLEDGRRYDGTPGQPNFKIMEFQRYGVKITSTPVTNVPTTNSTPTPDLLRNPTRDNLAEFAWRAGLPLIAINLMVLGIPLSYQNPRRSRTINLVMAVLIYLTYSNLLNVVQAQIEQGKMSFGVGLIGLHLVVAAIVAFIFWLRVRNRPLFTRALFGRSGA
- the lptG gene encoding LPS export ABC transporter permease LptG, whose product is MRLYEKYFARQIYVTFVFILFAFSGLFFFFDLISELNSVGHGNYKFGYAVLRVALQTPSRFYEIIPVAALISAIYVFAQMAANSEFTIFRVSGLATNQALRSLLKIGIPLVIVTYLIGEFVGPYADQLSERVRLQALGASVSSNFQSGVWVKDTLAARENGEQVTRFVNVGSLSPDSTISNVRIYEFDSKFQLQNVRIAQTGRYEPPGHWLLKGVTETELTPIKPISGEPADALNPVYRSQQVTLPEYRLRSDLTPQILSVLLVSPERMSIINLFRYIQHLRENQQDTQRYDIALWRKLLYPFAVFVMLVLSLPFAYLHTRAGVVGVKVFGGIMLGMSFQLLNTLFSHIGTLNTWPAPLTAATPGLIYLALGLFALKWVDRH
- the cobA gene encoding uroporphyrinogen-III C-methyltransferase → MGKVYLIGAGPGAADLITVRGARLLEQADVVLHDALVEPAMLDHAPNARKIAVGKRCGRRSTAQHFINKQIVDAAREHACVVRLKGGDPMLFGRAEEEMRALEAAGIEYEVVPGITAALAGAATLKRSLTLRGVSRSVAFATHSRAPGSDEIREAARADSIVYYMGRDSAPGIARDLIDAGRAPATPVAIVEACSTARERTLTLTLAQMAAGDAQAWLDPAEPSLLMIGDAFAERVRHVKESDALQDAA
- a CDS encoding DNA polymerase III subunit chi; translation: MTRIDFHSNVGDSLAYACRLLRKAYQAGQPVVVLAEPARLRALDERLWTFSPLDFIPHCGVDSAHAAGTPIVLTADLDQAPHHHVLLNLGAAVPAQFARFERLLEVVGNAPDELAAGRERYRFYRDRGYALNNYKQGS
- a CDS encoding leucyl aminopeptidase → MDFSIKGCDWSKGEAKGFLTGKSDCIVLGIFEAQTLSGAALDIDTATKGLISRLVKAGDMDGKRGKTLFLHEVSGIGASRVLLVGLGKQDAFNQKAYNDAATAAWRALLATKVVQVTFTLAQLPVDERGSDWGVRAAILALRNETYRFTQMKSKPEPASHALKRVVFSVDPADEKAAKLAVKQAVALANGMDLTRDLGNLPGNVCTPTYLGNTAKKIAKDWGLKVEVLGLKQIQALKMGSFLSVARASVEPPQFIVLHYQGAAAKAAPVVLVGKGITFDTGGISLKPGEAMDEMKYDMCGAGSVLGTMRAVAEMGLKINVVAIVPTCENMPGGNATKPGDIVTSMKGLTIEVLNTDAEGRLILCDALTYAERFKPAAVIDVATLTGACVIALGGHNSGLFSKDDALAGELLDASREANDPAWRMPLDDEYQDQLKSNFADIANIGGRPAGAVTAACFLSRFTESYPWAHLDIAGTAWKGGAAKGATGRPVPLLAQFLIDRAGQ
- a CDS encoding DUF2486 family protein, yielding MTQAESSSIPTLTDVLVPGKPVPARASATDASPRDDAVLPVLTDVVAPGHPAGASAGLEYQGTDPEFVTIEPVPTPDVPTVELPGDSDAPAQPGAAGHVVAEESAAAQAPLRSALVDDDSQQADVAATPRDAADAKRSHAVEPAAHGLATDHLAHAVHPESQAAAALTPEDAQHVAERLRNRLTNYLTGEGREAIEARCRDALHDHTAWLVGQITREVALALETEVMEWVRDAVDEEIARRRTGHSG